In a genomic window of Amycolatopsis japonica:
- a CDS encoding FAD binding domain-containing protein: MIPAPFDYVAPSTVDEAITALAEAGEDAKVLAGGQSLLPVLRMRLATPTTLVDLGKVAELRGVREDGDALVIGSMTTHYDVQRDALVAEHAALLKAATDTVADPQIRHRGTFGGAIAHADPAGDLLAPVLALGCELVVAGPGGRRTVAAADFFQDMFTTALAADELLVEVRVPKHTGWHAHYEKFNRVAQAWSMVAVAACVRTEAGTIEEARVALTNMGSTPVRAAGVEEALVGCAATAEAIRGAAERAAEGTNPTADGNSDVEYRQHLARVLTGRAVLAAAGG, from the coding sequence GTGATCCCGGCCCCGTTCGACTACGTCGCTCCGTCCACAGTGGACGAGGCGATCACCGCGCTCGCCGAAGCCGGTGAGGACGCCAAGGTGCTGGCGGGCGGGCAAAGCCTGCTGCCGGTGCTGCGGATGCGGCTCGCCACGCCGACCACGCTGGTCGACCTCGGGAAGGTCGCCGAGCTGCGCGGCGTCCGCGAGGACGGCGACGCACTGGTGATCGGCTCGATGACCACGCATTACGACGTCCAGCGGGACGCGTTGGTCGCCGAGCACGCCGCGCTGCTCAAGGCCGCCACCGACACGGTGGCCGATCCGCAGATCCGCCATCGCGGCACGTTCGGCGGCGCCATCGCGCACGCCGATCCCGCCGGTGACCTGCTGGCGCCGGTGCTCGCGCTCGGCTGCGAACTCGTCGTCGCCGGGCCGGGCGGACGGCGGACGGTGGCCGCGGCGGACTTCTTCCAGGACATGTTCACCACCGCGCTCGCCGCGGACGAACTGCTGGTCGAGGTCCGGGTGCCGAAGCACACCGGCTGGCACGCCCACTACGAGAAGTTCAACCGGGTCGCGCAGGCGTGGTCGATGGTCGCGGTCGCGGCCTGCGTCCGCACCGAGGCGGGCACCATCGAGGAGGCGCGGGTCGCGCTCACCAACATGGGCTCGACCCCGGTACGGGCGGCCGGGGTCGAGGAGGCGCTGGTCGGCTGCGCGGCCACCGCCGAGGCGATCCGCGGCGCGGCCGAACGCGCGGCCGAGGGCACGAACCCCACGGCCGACGGCAACTCCGACGTCGAGTACCGGCAGCACCTCGCGCGGGTGCTGACCGGCAGGGCGGTCCTCGCGGCCGCGGGTGGCTAA
- a CDS encoding xanthine dehydrogenase family protein molybdopterin-binding subunit, translating into MTSTIEPEVGKSRRRKEDERLITGRTRWTDNLTLPGMLHLAVLRSPFAHAKIVSIDVTEAKSAPGVVAVFTGKDLDPEGAIGMPCAWPITPDMKSPRRPILASDTVNFAGEGVAVVVARTSAEAHDALEAIDVDYDELPVVLGLENALAEGAPLVHEELGTNQNAVWVFDSADAGTGSSVEDAISNSEVVLKRRFRQQRLVPAFMEPRACVVDPTGNQLVMWSATQVPHILKTMTAATLGLPEHKVRVIAPDVGGGFGGKIAVLPEEMMATLIAQRLGKPVKWNESRSETMVAAHHGRDQIQDLTITANRDGTVTGLKVELLADMGAYLGLVGPGVPILGAFMFNAIYKFPAYHFACTNVFTNTTLTDAYRGAGRPEATFGIERMMDELAVELGMDPMEIREKNWIKHEEFPFTTIAGLTYDSGNYEAATEKAKQLFDYDGLRREQKERRESGDPVQLGIGISTFTEMCGLAPSRVLGSLDYAAGGWEHAEIRVLPTGKIEVITGASAHGQGHETAWSQIVADKLGVPFEDIEVIHGDTQSSHKGMDTYGSRSLVVGGIAVVKAADKVLAKAKPIAAHLMECAEDDLEFSAGKFSVKGTDSSTSIQDIAWAVFSAHNLPDGVEPSLDSSDTFDPENFSFPHGTHLCAAEVDTETGRVRLRSYVCVDDVGVAVNPLIVEGQVHGGLAQGIAQALFEEAVHDEGGTLTTGTFADYLLPSAADLPSFTTDRTETPSTTNPLGAKGVGEAGTIASTPAVVNAVVDAVRHFGVNDIEMPLTPMRVWHAIQHGSAAAGGLGSEAGGGLGSIDATGGAQ; encoded by the coding sequence ATGACCTCCACGATCGAACCGGAGGTCGGCAAGTCCCGCCGCCGCAAGGAGGACGAGCGCCTCATCACCGGCCGGACCCGCTGGACCGACAACCTGACGCTCCCCGGCATGCTGCACCTCGCCGTGCTCCGCAGCCCGTTCGCGCATGCCAAGATCGTCTCGATCGACGTGACCGAGGCGAAATCCGCGCCGGGCGTGGTCGCGGTCTTCACCGGGAAGGACCTCGACCCCGAGGGCGCCATCGGCATGCCGTGCGCGTGGCCGATCACCCCGGACATGAAATCGCCGAGGCGGCCCATCCTCGCCTCGGACACGGTGAACTTCGCCGGTGAGGGGGTCGCGGTGGTCGTCGCCCGTACGTCGGCCGAAGCGCACGACGCGCTCGAAGCGATCGACGTCGACTACGACGAGCTGCCGGTCGTCCTCGGCCTGGAGAACGCGCTCGCCGAGGGCGCGCCACTGGTGCACGAGGAGCTCGGCACCAACCAGAACGCGGTGTGGGTCTTCGATTCCGCCGACGCGGGAACGGGTTCCAGCGTCGAAGACGCGATCTCGAACTCCGAGGTCGTGCTCAAACGGCGGTTCCGTCAGCAGCGCCTGGTGCCGGCGTTCATGGAACCGCGGGCGTGCGTCGTGGACCCGACGGGCAATCAGCTGGTCATGTGGTCGGCCACGCAGGTCCCGCACATCCTCAAGACGATGACCGCGGCCACGCTCGGCCTGCCCGAGCACAAGGTGCGGGTGATCGCGCCGGACGTCGGCGGCGGGTTCGGCGGCAAGATCGCCGTGCTGCCCGAAGAGATGATGGCGACGCTCATCGCGCAGCGGCTCGGCAAACCGGTGAAATGGAACGAGTCCCGTTCGGAGACGATGGTCGCCGCGCACCACGGCCGCGACCAGATCCAGGACCTCACCATCACCGCGAACCGCGACGGCACGGTGACCGGCCTGAAGGTCGAACTGCTCGCCGACATGGGCGCGTACCTCGGGCTCGTCGGCCCCGGCGTGCCGATCCTCGGCGCGTTCATGTTCAACGCGATCTACAAGTTCCCGGCGTACCACTTCGCCTGCACCAACGTGTTCACCAACACCACGCTCACCGACGCCTATCGCGGCGCCGGGCGGCCGGAGGCCACGTTCGGGATCGAGCGGATGATGGACGAACTCGCCGTCGAGCTGGGCATGGACCCGATGGAGATCCGCGAGAAGAACTGGATCAAGCACGAGGAGTTCCCGTTCACCACGATCGCCGGGCTGACCTACGACTCGGGCAACTACGAGGCCGCCACCGAGAAGGCCAAGCAGCTCTTCGACTACGACGGCCTCCGCCGCGAACAGAAGGAACGGCGGGAATCGGGCGACCCGGTCCAGCTCGGCATCGGCATCTCGACGTTCACCGAGATGTGCGGTCTCGCGCCGTCGCGGGTGCTCGGCTCGCTGGACTACGCGGCGGGCGGCTGGGAGCACGCGGAGATCCGGGTGCTGCCCACCGGCAAGATCGAGGTCATCACCGGCGCCTCCGCGCACGGACAGGGCCACGAGACGGCGTGGAGCCAGATCGTCGCCGACAAACTCGGCGTCCCCTTCGAGGACATCGAGGTCATCCACGGCGACACCCAGTCCTCGCACAAGGGCATGGACACCTACGGCTCCCGGTCGCTGGTGGTCGGCGGGATCGCGGTGGTCAAGGCGGCGGACAAGGTGCTCGCCAAGGCCAAGCCGATCGCGGCGCATCTGATGGAATGCGCCGAGGACGACCTCGAATTCTCGGCGGGCAAGTTCTCGGTCAAGGGCACGGATTCCTCGACGTCCATCCAGGACATCGCGTGGGCCGTGTTCTCGGCGCACAACCTGCCGGACGGGGTCGAGCCCTCGCTCGACTCGTCGGACACGTTCGATCCGGAGAACTTCTCCTTCCCGCACGGCACGCATCTCTGCGCGGCCGAGGTCGACACGGAGACCGGGCGCGTGCGGTTGCGCTCCTACGTCTGCGTCGACGACGTCGGTGTCGCGGTCAATCCGCTGATCGTCGAAGGCCAGGTGCACGGCGGGCTCGCGCAGGGCATCGCGCAGGCGTTGTTCGAGGAGGCCGTCCACGACGAAGGCGGCACCCTGACGACGGGGACGTTCGCCGACTACCTGCTCCCGTCGGCGGCGGATCTGCCCAGCTTCACCACCGACCGCACCGAGACCCCGTCGACGACGAACCCGTTGGGCGCCAAGGGAGTCGGGGAGGCGGGCACGATCGCCTCGACCCCGGCGGTGGTCAACGCGGTGGTCGACGCCGTCCGGCACTTCGGGGTGAACGACATCGAAATGCCGTTGACCCCGATGCGGGTCTGGCACGCCATCCAGCACGGGTCGGCCGCCGCGGGCGGGCTGGGCTCGGAAGCCGGTGGCGGTCTCGGTTCGATCGACGCCACCGGAGGTGCCCAGTGA
- a CDS encoding XdhC family protein produces the protein MRDVLDELHRRWAAGETVGVGTVVATFSSAPRSPGAAMLVAPDGTVTGSVSGGCVEGAVYELAQQVVAERSPVLQRYGVSDDDAFAVGLTCGGIIDIYVQHIDRDSMPELGDVVESVHSGQPVAVVTVIEHEREGMVGEHLIVWPDRVAGSLGSSRMDDAVVDDARGMLAGGRTGTLHYGPDGQRRGEGMTVFVNSFEPPARLLVFGAIDFAAAMAKMGAYLGYQVTVCDARPVFATKSRFPDAHEVVVDWPHRYLKAEAEAGRVDGRTAIAVLTHDPKFDVPLLEVALRLDVGYVGAMGSRKTHDDRFARLREAGVTEAELERLSSPIGLDLGARTPEETAVSIAAEIIALRWSGSGSRLAELSGRIHG, from the coding sequence ATGCGTGACGTACTGGACGAACTGCACCGCCGCTGGGCGGCAGGCGAGACGGTGGGGGTCGGCACGGTGGTGGCGACGTTCTCGTCGGCGCCGCGAAGCCCCGGCGCGGCGATGCTCGTCGCCCCGGACGGCACGGTCACCGGCAGTGTCTCCGGCGGCTGCGTCGAAGGTGCCGTCTACGAACTCGCGCAGCAGGTGGTCGCCGAACGCTCGCCCGTGTTGCAGCGCTACGGCGTTTCCGACGACGACGCGTTCGCCGTCGGGCTGACCTGCGGCGGGATCATCGACATCTACGTCCAGCACATCGACCGCGACTCGATGCCCGAGCTCGGCGACGTCGTCGAATCGGTCCACAGTGGACAGCCGGTCGCCGTGGTCACGGTGATCGAGCACGAACGCGAGGGCATGGTCGGGGAGCACCTGATCGTCTGGCCGGATCGCGTCGCCGGTTCGCTCGGTTCGTCGCGGATGGACGACGCGGTCGTCGACGACGCGCGCGGCATGCTCGCCGGCGGCCGCACCGGCACGCTGCACTACGGGCCGGACGGGCAGCGGCGCGGCGAGGGGATGACGGTCTTCGTCAACTCCTTCGAGCCGCCCGCGCGCTTGCTGGTCTTCGGCGCGATCGACTTCGCGGCCGCGATGGCGAAGATGGGCGCGTACCTCGGCTACCAGGTCACGGTCTGCGACGCGCGGCCCGTCTTCGCGACGAAGAGCCGCTTCCCGGACGCGCACGAGGTCGTCGTCGACTGGCCGCATCGCTATCTCAAGGCGGAAGCCGAAGCGGGCCGGGTCGACGGCCGCACCGCGATCGCCGTGCTCACCCACGACCCGAAGTTCGACGTGCCGCTGCTGGAGGTCGCGTTGCGTCTCGACGTCGGCTATGTCGGCGCGATGGGTTCACGCAAGACCCACGACGACCGGTTCGCGCGGCTTCGCGAAGCCGGGGTCACCGAGGCGGAACTCGAACGGCTGTCTTCGCCGATCGGGCTCGACCTCGGCGCGCGGACCCCGGAGGAGACCGCGGTGTCGATCGCGGCGGAGATCATCGCGCTGCGCTGGAGCGGTTCGGGATCGCGGCTCGCCGAACTCAGCGGCCGGATCCACGGCTGA
- a CDS encoding SRPBCC domain-containing protein gives MRLDHEFTVPAPVGEVWKAVVDPERVAPCMPGATVTEVDGDAFKGTVKVKLGPISLLYKGTGHFVEKDADAKKVVIKAAGKDARGAGTASATVTLTLTEKDGVTHGAVATELAVTGKPAQFGRGMISEVGGKILDSFAECLSGKLATTPEPEKTEERPPLKAVKPVSEGEAIDLMEYAGESVVKRVAPVLVAVAGVLLIVAIVRAVTQRTK, from the coding sequence GTGCGGCTCGACCACGAATTCACCGTTCCCGCCCCGGTCGGCGAGGTCTGGAAGGCCGTCGTCGATCCGGAACGGGTGGCGCCGTGCATGCCGGGCGCCACCGTCACCGAGGTCGACGGGGACGCCTTCAAAGGCACGGTGAAGGTCAAGCTCGGGCCGATCTCCCTGCTCTACAAGGGAACCGGCCATTTCGTCGAGAAGGACGCCGACGCGAAGAAAGTGGTGATCAAGGCCGCGGGCAAAGACGCCCGAGGGGCGGGCACGGCGTCGGCGACCGTGACGCTCACCCTGACCGAGAAGGACGGCGTCACGCACGGCGCCGTCGCCACGGAACTGGCCGTCACCGGCAAGCCGGCGCAGTTCGGGCGAGGGATGATCTCCGAGGTCGGCGGCAAGATCCTCGACTCGTTCGCGGAGTGCCTGTCCGGCAAACTCGCCACCACGCCCGAGCCCGAGAAGACCGAGGAACGCCCGCCGTTGAAAGCGGTGAAGCCGGTGTCGGAGGGCGAAGCCATCGATCTGATGGAGTACGCGGGCGAATCCGTGGTCAAACGGGTTGCTCCGGTGCTGGTGGCCGTCGCCGGAGTGCTGCTGATCGTCGCCATCGTCAGGGCTGTGACGCAGCGGACGAAATAG
- a CDS encoding NAD(P)-binding domain-containing protein, producing the protein MKADHEVDVAVIGAGQAGLSAAYHLRRAGFANEAGFVVLDHGKRPGGAWQYRWPSLIVEKVHGIYDLPGMAFGTPDPKLPAADVVSEYFGRFERTYDLPVHRPVDVLSVSAGEDRLMVASATETWAARAVISATGTWDRPFWPHYPGQETFRGRQLHTADYTGVEAFRGKRVVVVGGGSSAVQLLLEIAPFARSTRWVTRRPPVWREEPFSEDWGREAVAKVDRRVREGLPPESVVSVTDLAVTPEVRVGLDAGVLDRRPMFHRITPDGVEWADGTFEPADVILWATGFRAAIDHLAPLHLRATGGGIRMDGTRVVAEPRLHLVGYGPSASTVGANRAGRAAVTEIRRLLGR; encoded by the coding sequence ATGAAGGCGGATCACGAAGTCGACGTGGCGGTGATCGGGGCGGGCCAGGCCGGTCTGTCGGCGGCGTATCACCTGCGCCGCGCGGGATTCGCCAACGAGGCGGGTTTCGTCGTGCTCGACCACGGCAAACGGCCCGGTGGCGCGTGGCAGTACCGGTGGCCTTCGCTGATCGTCGAGAAGGTCCACGGCATCTACGACCTCCCCGGGATGGCCTTCGGCACCCCGGACCCGAAACTGCCCGCCGCCGACGTCGTCTCCGAGTATTTCGGCCGCTTCGAGCGCACGTACGACCTCCCTGTCCATCGTCCGGTCGATGTCCTGTCGGTGAGCGCGGGGGAAGATCGGCTGATGGTGGCGAGCGCGACGGAAACGTGGGCCGCGCGGGCGGTGATCAGCGCGACCGGCACCTGGGACCGGCCGTTCTGGCCGCACTATCCCGGGCAGGAGACCTTCCGGGGCCGCCAGCTGCACACCGCCGACTACACCGGCGTCGAGGCTTTCCGCGGGAAGCGGGTCGTCGTGGTCGGCGGTGGTTCGTCGGCCGTCCAGCTGCTGCTGGAGATCGCGCCGTTCGCGCGGTCGACGCGCTGGGTGACCCGGCGCCCGCCGGTGTGGCGTGAAGAGCCGTTCAGCGAGGACTGGGGCCGTGAGGCCGTCGCGAAGGTCGACAGGCGCGTCCGCGAGGGCCTGCCGCCGGAAAGCGTCGTCAGCGTGACCGATCTGGCCGTGACCCCCGAAGTGCGCGTGGGGCTGGACGCGGGCGTCCTCGACCGGCGCCCGATGTTCCACCGGATCACGCCGGACGGTGTGGAGTGGGCGGACGGCACCTTCGAGCCCGCCGACGTCATCCTGTGGGCCACCGGATTCCGTGCCGCGATCGACCATCTGGCGCCGCTGCACCTGCGCGCCACCGGGGGCGGGATCCGGATGGACGGCACCCGCGTCGTCGCCGAACCGCGGCTGCACTTGGTCGGCTACGGCCCGTCCGCCAGCACCGTCGGCGCGAACCGGGCGGGCCGCGCGGCCGTCACCGAGATCCGGCGCCTGCTCGGACGCTGA
- a CDS encoding alpha/beta hydrolase: MIPTFVFVHGSGSSAHAWTATQREMALRGHRTLAIDLPGRGAGFTRAYHEQDLETFAAEPSVMSDVTAADFVRPVVEAVQRVRHHGPVVLVAHSFGGLPVTAAANAIPELIDRVVYVAAQCPVDRHPGEYAMSPEWASGDFFSAMAPLFVGDPAHQGFVRINWRGADRAQREALRKAIAAELTEEQFLQVVVTSQPDEVSWLTGQEWDHRADKDSWGRIPHSFVRLHGDRSMPLAVQDRYIAEADALTPDNPFDVHDLASSHAGFFRRPADLAAILDRLSVRAGAGSR, from the coding sequence ATGATTCCCACTTTCGTCTTCGTGCACGGTTCGGGAAGTTCGGCACACGCCTGGACGGCCACTCAGCGGGAAATGGCGCTGCGCGGACATCGGACGCTCGCGATCGATCTCCCCGGCAGGGGCGCGGGATTCACCAGGGCCTATCACGAACAGGACCTCGAAACCTTCGCGGCCGAGCCGTCGGTGATGAGCGACGTGACCGCGGCCGACTTCGTCCGGCCGGTCGTCGAGGCGGTCCAGCGGGTGCGCCACCACGGCCCCGTCGTCCTCGTCGCGCACAGTTTCGGCGGGCTCCCGGTGACCGCCGCCGCCAACGCGATCCCCGAGCTGATAGACCGGGTCGTCTACGTCGCCGCGCAGTGCCCGGTGGACCGCCACCCCGGCGAGTACGCGATGTCGCCCGAATGGGCTTCCGGCGACTTCTTCTCCGCGATGGCGCCCCTTTTCGTCGGTGATCCGGCGCACCAGGGATTCGTCCGGATCAACTGGCGTGGCGCCGACCGCGCACAACGCGAGGCGCTGCGGAAGGCGATCGCCGCCGAACTCACCGAGGAGCAGTTCCTCCAGGTCGTCGTCACGAGCCAGCCCGACGAGGTGTCCTGGCTGACCGGTCAGGAGTGGGACCACCGCGCCGACAAGGATTCCTGGGGCCGGATCCCGCATTCGTTCGTGAGGCTGCACGGCGACCGGTCGATGCCGCTCGCCGTGCAGGACCGCTACATCGCCGAGGCCGACGCGCTCACTCCGGACAACCCGTTCGACGTCCACGATCTCGCGAGCAGCCACGCCGGTTTCTTCCGGCGGCCCGCCGATCTGGCCGCGATCCTCGACCGGCTCAGCGTCCGAGCAGGCGCCGGATCTCGGTGA
- a CDS encoding Lrp/AsnC family transcriptional regulator, whose protein sequence is MPLDELDHLLLDLVQADAARPLHDLGDAVGLSPSAVQRRLTRLRAEGVIRAEVAVLDPEALGAGMTSVILVALTDDDEKSHAAFRERMLTEPRVQHCYSIVGQWDYVVVLLTPDLKASRYLSRKLFDEHVKRFETLPAFEVVKSSQAVPVPGVSRGSGR, encoded by the coding sequence GTGCCTCTCGACGAACTCGACCACTTGCTGCTCGACCTCGTCCAGGCCGACGCGGCCCGTCCCCTGCACGACTTGGGCGACGCCGTCGGCCTCTCCCCCAGCGCGGTCCAGCGAAGACTGACCCGGCTGCGCGCCGAGGGCGTGATCCGCGCCGAGGTCGCCGTGCTCGATCCGGAAGCGCTCGGCGCGGGGATGACGTCGGTCATCCTGGTCGCACTGACCGACGACGACGAGAAAAGCCACGCGGCCTTCCGCGAGCGCATGCTGACCGAGCCTCGCGTGCAGCACTGCTACAGCATCGTCGGGCAGTGGGACTACGTCGTCGTGCTGCTCACCCCGGATCTCAAGGCGAGCCGGTACCTGTCCAGGAAACTGTTCGACGAGCACGTCAAACGGTTCGAAACCCTGCCCGCCTTCGAGGTGGTCAAGTCGAGCCAGGCGGTCCCGGTGCCCGGCGTCAGCCGTGGATCCGGCCGCTGA
- a CDS encoding threonine ammonia-lyase: MDLKLDNVAEAAKVIDPVFLDSPQYSDEQLNGRLGRHVLVKIETLNPLRSFKGRGADYFAAGLEPGTTMVCGTSGNFGQAVAFAARKHDLRAEVFVPADISPVKLRRMKTLGARVRRVEGEAKTAAAAFAAEAPDRVFVVDGREPAISEGAGTIGLELAREDGIDTVVLPVGDGALIAGVALWLKAHTPDVRIVGVGTTSAPAMAKSWLAGEPITVDRADSFAGGISIRTPEPESIRRLRSLVDDFVLVGNDDLRAAMRLGAETLGVLPEPAGAAGLAALTVHDIPGDRVATVITGANAPLPTAWS, translated from the coding sequence ATGGACCTGAAGCTGGACAACGTCGCCGAGGCGGCGAAGGTGATCGACCCCGTTTTCCTCGACTCCCCGCAGTACAGCGACGAACAGCTGAACGGACGGCTCGGCCGGCACGTGCTGGTGAAGATCGAAACGCTGAACCCGTTGCGCAGCTTCAAAGGCCGCGGCGCGGACTACTTCGCCGCCGGGCTGGAGCCGGGCACCACGATGGTGTGCGGGACCAGCGGCAACTTCGGGCAGGCCGTCGCGTTCGCCGCCAGGAAGCACGATCTGCGGGCCGAGGTGTTCGTCCCCGCCGACATCTCCCCGGTCAAACTGCGGCGGATGAAGACGCTGGGCGCGCGGGTGCGCCGGGTCGAGGGCGAGGCGAAGACCGCCGCGGCCGCCTTCGCCGCCGAAGCCCCCGACCGTGTCTTCGTGGTCGACGGCCGGGAGCCCGCGATCTCCGAAGGCGCGGGCACGATCGGGCTGGAACTCGCGCGGGAAGACGGGATCGACACCGTCGTGCTCCCGGTCGGCGACGGCGCGCTGATCGCCGGGGTCGCGCTGTGGCTCAAGGCGCATACGCCGGACGTCCGGATCGTCGGCGTCGGGACCACGTCGGCACCCGCGATGGCGAAGAGCTGGCTGGCGGGTGAGCCGATCACCGTCGACCGGGCCGACTCGTTCGCCGGCGGTATCTCGATCCGCACGCCGGAACCCGAATCCATCCGGCGGCTGCGGTCGCTCGTGGACGATTTCGTGCTGGTCGGGAACGACGATCTGCGGGCGGCCATGCGGCTGGGCGCGGAAACTCTCGGCGTCCTCCCGGAACCCGCCGGCGCCGCGGGCCTGGCCGCGCTGACCGTGCACGACATCCCGGGGGACCGGGTCGCCACCGTGATCACCGGTGCGAACGCCCCCTTGCCGACGGCGTGGTCGTGA
- a CDS encoding (2Fe-2S)-binding protein produces the protein MRITVTVDGTSYTDDVEPRTLLVHHLRERLGKVGTVVGCDTSNCGACTVHLDGHSVKSCSVLAVQADGCEVTTIEGLARDGELHPVQKAFHENHALQCGFCTPGMIMQSIDLLADNPDPDEKAVREGLEGNLCRCTGYQNIVRAVRDAAHEMRPGAGPEAERLASDTASRVGAGGE, from the coding sequence ATGCGCATCACCGTCACCGTCGACGGCACCAGCTACACAGACGACGTCGAGCCCCGGACCCTCCTCGTGCATCATCTGCGCGAACGGCTCGGGAAGGTAGGCACCGTGGTCGGTTGCGACACCAGCAACTGCGGCGCCTGCACCGTCCACCTCGACGGGCACAGCGTGAAATCCTGTTCGGTGCTCGCGGTCCAGGCCGACGGCTGCGAGGTCACCACGATCGAGGGACTCGCCCGCGACGGTGAACTCCACCCGGTGCAGAAGGCCTTCCACGAGAACCACGCGCTCCAGTGCGGTTTCTGCACGCCCGGCATGATCATGCAGTCGATCGACCTGCTCGCCGACAATCCAGACCCCGACGAGAAGGCCGTCCGCGAAGGACTCGAAGGCAACCTGTGCCGGTGCACGGGCTACCAGAACATCGTCCGCGCGGTCCGCGACGCCGCCCACGAGATGCGGCCCGGCGCCGGTCCCGAAGCCGAGCGGCTCGCCTCGGACACCGCCTCCCGTGTCGGCGCGGGTGGTGAGTGA